Below is a window of Enterococcus gilvus ATCC BAA-350 DNA.
GCGTACGTTCCTCAGAAAGGCTAAGCAATGATTGGTAATCTTTGACGCCAGTTACCGCCAACGTCTTGATCGCACCTGCTGAAATGGCATTCACGCGAATGTTTTTCGGAGCTAACTCGGTCGCTAAGTAGCGTACCTCAGCTTCTAAAGCAGCCTTAGCAATCCCCATCATATTGTAATTAGGTATCGAACGTTCAGATCCCATATAGGTCATCGTTACAATGCTACCGCCATTTGTCATCAAAGGAGCAGCATATTTTGAGACTGCCAATAGGGAGTAAGCACTGATATCTTGTGCCAGTTGAAACCCATCTCTAGTAATCTCTGTCACATTACCCGATAATTCTTCCTTATTGGCAAAAGCAATCGAGTGTACGATGCCATCGATAGATCCGAATTTTTCTTTGATAGAATCAAAAGCAAATTTAATTTTTTCATCGCTAGCGACATCCAATTCAAACATACTTGCTTCTTCGCCGACCAATTTTACTAAATTCTTTTTCATACGTTCATTTTGATACGTGTAAATAATTTCTGCGCCTTGATCTGCGATTGCTTTCGCACATCCCCAAGCAATACTTTTTTTATTAGCTACACCCGT
It encodes the following:
- the fabI gene encoding enoyl-ACP reductase FabI, which codes for MSILTGKKIIVTGVANKKSIAWGCAKAIADQGAEIIYTYQNERMKKNLVKLVGEEASMFELDVASDEKIKFAFDSIKEKFGSIDGIVHSIAFANKEELSGNVTEITRDGFQLAQDISAYSLLAVSKYAAPLMTNGGSIVTMTYMGSERSIPNYNMMGIAKAALEAEVRYLATELAPKNIRVNAISAGAIKTLAVTGVKDYQSLLSLSEERTPDKVSVTIEEVGNSCAFLLSPLATGIIGDIIYVDKGVHLS